The Deinococcus wulumuqiensis R12 genome has a window encoding:
- a CDS encoding PAS domain-containing protein, with translation MKPGGIELRWAYVAFGLLASIDVLVGLRIVRRVIWQPGTAAPDVPVLVLLLLALHVVLLWLFKRVRNMVRYDQHLRAMYEQELNFAQQLLDASTEGLVMFSTEGRITYVNRRAAEVLGHPPEALLGLTSFQLVQPEDYAASEEQWLQSWSRSGEVYRMRIRGAQGEWRQVRVTVSPRWHQGRMVGSFGSVCPDDAPPL, from the coding sequence GTGAAACCGGGGGGCATCGAACTGCGCTGGGCGTATGTGGCCTTCGGTCTCCTTGCGAGCATAGACGTTCTGGTGGGCCTTCGGATTGTGCGGCGTGTGATCTGGCAACCGGGAACGGCGGCCCCGGACGTGCCTGTGCTCGTGCTGCTGCTGCTCGCGTTGCATGTGGTCTTGCTCTGGCTGTTCAAGCGAGTACGGAACATGGTGCGGTATGACCAGCACCTGCGGGCCATGTACGAACAGGAACTGAACTTTGCCCAGCAACTGCTCGACGCCAGCACCGAGGGCCTGGTGATGTTCAGTACCGAGGGCCGCATCACCTACGTCAACCGCCGCGCCGCCGAGGTGCTGGGCCACCCGCCCGAGGCGCTGCTGGGGCTGACCTCGTTTCAACTGGTGCAACCCGAGGATTACGCCGCGTCCGAGGAACAGTGGCTGCAGAGCTGGTCGCGTTCCGGCGAGGTCTACCGTATGCGGATACGCGGCGCCCAGGGCGAGTGGCGCCAGGTGCGCGTGACCGTCAGCCCCCGCTGGCATCAGGGCCGCATGGTGGGCAGCTTCGGAAGTGTGTGCCCGGACGACGCGCCTCCCCTGTGA